Proteins from one Salmonella bongori NCTC 12419 genomic window:
- the rssB gene encoding two-component system response regulator RssB translates to MTQPLVGKQILIVEDEPVFRSLLDSWFSSLGATTALAGDGVDALELIGHFTPDLMICDIAMPRMNGLKLVENLRNRGNQTPVLVISATENMADIAKALRLGVEDVLLKPVKDLNRLRETVFACLYPNMFNSRVEEEERLFRDWDAMVSNPVAAAQLLQELQPPVQQVISHCRINYRQLVSADQPGLVLDIAPLSDNELAFYCLDVTRAGDNGVLAALLLRALFNGLLQEQLGQQKHRLPELGTLLKQVNHLLRQANLPGQFPLFVGYYHSGLKNLILVSAGLNATLNTGAHQVQISNGVPLGTLGNAYLNQLSQRCDSWQCQIWGAGGRLRLMLAAE, encoded by the coding sequence ATGACGCAGCCATTGGTCGGAAAACAGATTCTTATTGTTGAAGACGAGCCTGTATTTCGCTCGCTTCTGGATTCGTGGTTTTCCTCTTTGGGAGCGACAACGGCATTGGCAGGCGACGGGGTAGATGCCCTGGAGTTGATAGGGCATTTTACGCCCGATCTTATGATCTGTGATATCGCCATGCCGAGAATGAACGGTCTCAAACTGGTAGAAAACTTACGCAATCGCGGAAACCAGACACCTGTTTTGGTTATTTCCGCAACCGAAAATATGGCGGATATCGCTAAAGCGCTACGCCTTGGGGTTGAGGATGTGTTACTGAAGCCGGTAAAAGACCTCAACCGATTACGGGAAACGGTGTTCGCCTGCTTATACCCCAATATGTTTAACTCACGGGTTGAAGAGGAAGAGCGTCTGTTTCGGGACTGGGATGCGATGGTGAGTAATCCGGTCGCCGCCGCACAACTGTTGCAGGAGTTACAGCCCCCGGTACAGCAGGTAATTTCCCATTGCCGCATTAATTACCGGCAGCTTGTTTCTGCCGATCAGCCAGGGCTGGTGCTGGATATTGCGCCGCTCTCCGATAACGAACTGGCATTTTATTGTCTGGATGTAACCCGGGCAGGTGATAATGGCGTTTTAGCCGCGTTGTTGCTGCGGGCGCTATTTAATGGCTTGCTGCAGGAGCAGCTTGGTCAACAAAAACACCGTTTACCGGAATTGGGTACTCTATTAAAACAGGTCAATCACCTGCTCAGGCAAGCGAATTTACCCGGTCAATTCCCGCTATTTGTTGGTTACTATCACAGTGGCCTCAAAAATTTGATACTCGTTTCCGCCGGATTGAACGCAACCTTAAATACTGGCGCTCACCAGGTTCAAATCAGCAACGGCGTACCTTTAGGAACGTTGGGTAACGCATATCTTAACCAATTAAGTCAGCGTTGCGACTCATGGCAATGTCAAATATGGGGAGCAGGAGGGCGTCTGCGGTTGATGTTGGCTGCGGAATGA
- the tdk gene encoding thymidine kinase, which produces MAQLYFYYSAMNAGKSTALLQSSYNYQERGMRTVVYTAEIDDRFGAGKVSSRIGLSSPAKLFNQNTSLFEEICAENAQQAIHCVLVDESQFLTRQQVYQLSEVVDRLDIPVLCYGLRTDFRGELFVGSQYLLSWSDKLVELKTICFCGRKASMVLRLDQDGRPYNEGEQVVIGGNERYVSVCRKHYKEALEEGSLTAIQERHRHI; this is translated from the coding sequence ATGGCACAGCTATATTTCTACTATTCGGCAATGAATGCGGGTAAGTCGACTGCATTGCTGCAATCTTCATACAATTATCAGGAGCGCGGGATGCGTACTGTCGTATATACGGCGGAAATCGACGATCGTTTCGGTGCCGGTAAAGTAAGCTCTCGTATTGGTTTGTCGTCGCCGGCAAAATTGTTTAACCAAAATACATCCCTGTTTGAAGAGATTTGTGCCGAGAACGCACAGCAGGCAATACATTGCGTGTTAGTCGATGAAAGCCAGTTTTTGACGCGCCAACAGGTTTATCAATTATCCGAGGTTGTTGACAGGTTAGATATTCCGGTGCTTTGCTACGGGCTACGAACAGACTTTCGTGGTGAGCTGTTTGTCGGTAGTCAATACTTACTGTCGTGGTCAGATAAGCTGGTGGAATTAAAAACCATCTGCTTTTGCGGTCGTAAAGCCAGTATGGTTCTGCGCCTTGACCAGGATGGAAGGCCATATAATGAAGGCGAGCAGGTGGTTATTGGCGGGAATGAGCGTTACGTTTCGGTTTGCCGTAAGCATTATAAGGAAGCTCTGGAAGAGGGCTCGCTGACGGCGATTCAGGAGCGTCACCGTCATATTTGA
- the oppA gene encoding oligopeptide ABC transporter substrate-binding protein OppA, with the protein MSNITKKKLIAAGILTALVASSAANAADVPAGVQLADKQTLVRNNGSEVQSLDPHKIEGVPESNVNRDLFEGLLISDVEGHPSPGVAEKWENKDFKVWTFHLRKNAKWSDGTPVTANDFVYSWQRLADPNTASPYASYLQYGHIANIDDIIAGKKPATDLGVKALDDHTFQVTLSEPVPYFYKLLVHPSVSPVPKSAVEKFGDKWTQPANIITNGAYKLKSWVVNERIVLERNPQYWDNDKTVINQVTYLPISSEVTDVNRYRSGEIDMTYNNMPIELFQKLKKEIPNEVRVDPYLCTYYYEINNQKAPFNDVRVRTALKLALDRDIIVNKVKNQGDLPAYSYTPPYTDGAKLVEPEWFKWSQEKRNEEAKKLLAEAGFTADKPLTFDLLYNTSDLHKKLAIAVASIWKKNLGANVKLENQEWKTFLDTRHQGTFDVARAGWCADYNEPTSFLNTMLSDSSNNTAHYKSPAFDKLIADTLKVTDDAQRSELYAKAEQQLDKDSAIVPVYYYVNARLVKPWVGGYTGKDPLDNIYVKNLYIIKH; encoded by the coding sequence ATGTCCAACATCACGAAAAAAAAGTTGATTGCAGCGGGAATACTCACTGCCCTCGTAGCCTCCAGCGCCGCGAATGCGGCAGACGTGCCGGCAGGGGTACAGTTAGCCGACAAGCAAACGCTGGTACGTAATAATGGTTCAGAAGTACAATCTCTCGATCCGCATAAAATTGAAGGTGTGCCTGAATCGAACGTTAACCGCGACCTCTTCGAAGGCTTATTAATTAGCGATGTGGAAGGGCATCCTTCGCCGGGCGTCGCGGAAAAATGGGAAAATAAAGACTTTAAAGTCTGGACGTTCCACCTGCGCAAAAACGCGAAATGGTCGGATGGTACGCCCGTCACCGCCAATGATTTCGTTTACAGCTGGCAGCGGTTGGCTGATCCTAATACGGCATCGCCATACGCCAGCTATCTGCAATACGGACATATCGCTAATATCGATGACATTATCGCTGGTAAAAAACCAGCAACCGATCTGGGGGTAAAAGCCCTTGACGATCACACTTTCCAGGTGACGTTGAGTGAGCCAGTCCCTTATTTTTACAAATTGTTGGTTCACCCTTCCGTTTCTCCCGTGCCGAAATCAGCAGTCGAAAAATTTGGCGATAAATGGACCCAACCGGCCAATATTATTACTAATGGCGCCTATAAATTAAAAAGCTGGGTAGTGAACGAGCGTATTGTGCTGGAGCGCAACCCGCAATACTGGGATAACGACAAAACCGTTATCAATCAGGTGACTTACCTGCCTATCTCTTCAGAAGTGACGGATGTGAACCGCTACCGTAGCGGCGAGATCGATATGACTTACAACAACATGCCGATCGAATTATTCCAGAAACTGAAAAAAGAGATCCCGAATGAAGTACGCGTGGACCCCTATTTGTGTACCTATTATTACGAAATTAACAATCAAAAAGCGCCGTTTAATGATGTTCGCGTACGTACGGCGCTGAAACTGGCGTTAGACCGCGACATTATTGTTAATAAAGTTAAGAATCAGGGCGATTTGCCCGCTTACAGCTACACGCCGCCGTATACTGATGGTGCAAAACTGGTAGAGCCAGAGTGGTTCAAGTGGTCACAGGAGAAACGTAATGAAGAAGCGAAGAAATTATTGGCTGAAGCTGGTTTTACGGCGGACAAGCCCTTAACATTTGACCTCTTGTATAATACCTCCGATTTGCACAAAAAACTGGCAATTGCCGTGGCGTCTATCTGGAAGAAAAATTTGGGCGCCAATGTGAAGCTGGAAAATCAGGAGTGGAAAACCTTCCTGGATACTCGTCATCAGGGTACCTTCGATGTCGCGAGAGCTGGGTGGTGCGCAGACTATAACGAACCCACTTCGTTCCTCAATACCATGTTGTCCGACAGTTCAAACAATACCGCGCATTATAAGAGTCCGGCTTTTGATAAGCTGATTGCCGACACGCTGAAGGTGACAGACGACGCACAGCGCAGCGAACTGTATGCTAAAGCGGAGCAGCAGTTAGATAAAGATTCTGCCATTGTGCCGGTGTATTACTACGTTAACGCGCGCCTGGTAAAACCCTGGGTAGGTGGTTATACCGGTAAAGACCCTCTGGATAATATCTATGTGAAAAACTTGTATATTATCAAACATTAA
- a CDS encoding YchE family NAAT transporter — MIQTFFDFPVYFKFFIGLFALVNPVGILPVFISMTSYQTAVARNKTNLTANLSVAIILWISLFLGDGILQLFGISIDSFRIAGGILVVTIAMSMISGKLGEDKQNKQEKSETAIRENVGVVPLALPLMAGPGAISSTIVWGTRYHSVMYLLGFFIAIALFALSCWGLFRMAPWLVRVLGQTGINVITRIMGLLLMALGIEFIVTGIKGIFPGLLS, encoded by the coding sequence GTGATTCAAACGTTTTTTGATTTCCCTGTTTACTTTAAGTTTTTTATCGGACTCTTTGCATTGGTCAACCCGGTGGGAATTCTTCCTGTTTTCATTAGTATGACCAGTTACCAGACGGCAGTGGCGCGAAACAAAACCAACTTAACCGCCAATCTGTCGGTTGCCATCATATTGTGGATCTCTTTGTTTCTCGGTGATGGCATTTTGCAACTTTTCGGCATTTCCATTGATTCGTTCAGAATCGCCGGCGGGATCCTGGTGGTAACTATCGCAATGTCGATGATTAGCGGGAAACTGGGTGAAGATAAACAAAACAAGCAAGAAAAATCAGAGACGGCGATTCGTGAAAACGTTGGTGTGGTGCCGTTGGCATTACCGTTGATGGCTGGGCCTGGAGCAATTAGTTCGACGATCGTTTGGGGGACGCGCTACCACAGCGTGATGTACCTTTTAGGTTTCTTTATCGCCATTGCGTTGTTCGCGTTAAGCTGCTGGGGATTGTTCCGTATGGCTCCGTGGTTGGTGCGCGTATTAGGGCAAACCGGTATTAACGTGATTACCCGAATCATGGGGCTATTGTTAATGGCGCTTGGCATTGAATTTATTGTGACAGGAATAAAAGGTATTTTCCCCGGCTTGCTTAGCTAA
- the hns gene encoding histone-like nucleoid-structuring protein H-NS has product MSEALKILNNIRTLRAQARECTLETLEEMLEKLEVVVNERREEESAAAAEVEERTRKLQQYREMLIADGIDPNELLNSMAAAKSGTKAKRAARPAKYSYVDENGETKTWTGQGRTPAVIKKAMEEQGKQLEDFLIKE; this is encoded by the coding sequence ATGAGCGAAGCACTTAAAATTCTGAACAACATCCGTACTCTTCGTGCGCAGGCAAGAGAATGCACTCTGGAAACGCTTGAAGAAATGCTGGAAAAATTAGAAGTTGTCGTTAACGAGCGTCGTGAAGAAGAAAGCGCTGCTGCTGCTGAAGTGGAAGAGCGTACTCGTAAACTGCAACAGTACCGTGAAATGTTAATTGCCGATGGCATTGACCCGAATGAACTGCTGAATAGCATGGCTGCCGCTAAATCCGGTACTAAAGCTAAACGCGCAGCCCGTCCAGCTAAATATAGCTATGTTGACGAAAACGGTGAAACTAAAACCTGGACTGGCCAGGGTCGTACACCGGCTGTAATCAAAAAAGCAATGGAAGAACAAGGCAAGCAGCTGGAAGACTTCCTGATCAAGGAATAA
- the galU gene encoding UTP--glucose-1-phosphate uridylyltransferase GalU yields MAALNSKVKKAVIPVAGLGTRMLPATKAIPKEMLPLVDKPLIQYVVNECIAAGITEIVLVTHSSKNSIENHFDTSFELEAMLEKRVKRQLLEEVQSICPPHVTIMQVRQGLAKGLGHAVLCAHPVVGNEPVAVILPDVILDEYESDLSQDNLAEMIRRFDETGNSQIMVEPVADVTAYGVVDCKGVDLAPGESVPMVGVVEKPKADVAPSNLAIVGRYVLSADIWALLAKTPPGAGDEIQLTDAIDMLIEKETVEAYHMKGKSHDCGNKLGYMQAFVEYGIRHNSLGAEFKAWLEEEMGIKK; encoded by the coding sequence ATGGCTGCCCTTAATTCGAAAGTCAAAAAAGCCGTTATCCCGGTCGCGGGATTGGGAACCAGGATGCTGCCAGCAACTAAAGCAATCCCGAAAGAGATGCTGCCGCTGGTCGATAAGCCATTAATTCAGTACGTCGTGAACGAATGTATCGCTGCAGGCATTACTGAAATTGTGCTTGTTACGCACTCATCTAAAAATTCCATTGAAAACCACTTTGATACCAGTTTTGAACTGGAAGCGATGCTGGAAAAACGTGTTAAGCGTCAGCTTCTGGAAGAAGTTCAGTCTATTTGCCCACCGCATGTCACGATAATGCAGGTGCGCCAGGGGCTGGCAAAAGGTCTGGGTCATGCCGTATTGTGCGCGCATCCGGTTGTTGGGAACGAGCCTGTCGCCGTTATTCTGCCAGACGTTATTCTTGACGAATATGAGTCCGATCTGTCGCAGGACAATCTGGCTGAAATGATTCGCCGCTTCGACGAAACCGGAAACAGCCAAATTATGGTTGAACCGGTAGCAGATGTTACTGCATACGGCGTGGTAGATTGTAAAGGCGTTGATCTGGCGCCAGGTGAGAGCGTGCCCATGGTTGGTGTGGTTGAAAAACCAAAAGCGGATGTGGCGCCGTCTAACCTTGCGATTGTTGGGCGTTATGTGCTGAGCGCGGATATCTGGGCATTATTAGCGAAAACACCTCCAGGGGCCGGAGATGAAATTCAGTTGACCGACGCTATCGATATGCTGATCGAAAAAGAAACGGTTGAAGCCTACCATATGAAGGGCAAAAGCCATGACTGTGGTAATAAGCTGGGATATATGCAGGCATTTGTTGAATATGGCATCCGCCATAATTCGCTGGGGGCTGAATTTAAAGCCTGGCTTGAAGAAGAGATGGGTATTAAGAAGTAA
- the oppC gene encoding oligopeptide ABC transporter permease OppC, producing MMLSKKNSETLENFSEKLEVEGRSLWQDARRRFMHNGAAVTSLIVLILIALFVTVAPMLSQFTYFDTDWGMMSSAPDMASGHYFGTDSSGRDLLVRVAIGGRISLMVGIAAALVAVIVGTLYGSLSGYLGGKIDSVMMRLLEILNSFPFMFFVILLVTFFGQNILLIFVAIGMVSWLDMARIVRGQTLSLKRKEFIEAAQVGGVSTASIVIRHIVPNVLGVVVVYASLLVPSMILFESFLSFLGLGTQEPLSSWGALLSDGANSMEVSPWLLLFPAGFLVVTLFCFNFIGDGLRDALDPKDR from the coding sequence ATGATGTTAAGTAAGAAAAACAGCGAGACGCTGGAAAATTTCAGTGAAAAGCTGGAAGTTGAGGGCCGTAGCCTTTGGCAGGATGCCCGTCGACGCTTTATGCATAACGGTGCGGCGGTAACCAGTCTCATTGTCCTGATCCTGATTGCCTTATTCGTGACGGTGGCACCTATGCTGTCGCAATTCACCTATTTCGATACGGACTGGGGCATGATGTCCAGCGCGCCGGATATGGCTTCCGGTCACTATTTCGGCACAGACTCTTCCGGGCGCGATCTGTTGGTGCGTGTCGCTATCGGTGGGCGTATCTCGCTAATGGTTGGTATCGCCGCCGCGCTGGTGGCGGTCATTGTCGGAACGCTGTATGGCTCGTTATCCGGGTATCTGGGCGGCAAAATTGATTCCGTGATGATGCGTCTGCTGGAGATCCTCAACTCTTTCCCATTTATGTTCTTTGTGATTTTGCTGGTGACGTTCTTTGGACAGAACATTCTGTTGATTTTCGTTGCCATCGGCATGGTCTCCTGGCTTGATATGGCACGTATCGTGCGTGGGCAAACCTTAAGTCTCAAGCGTAAAGAGTTCATTGAAGCCGCGCAGGTTGGCGGAGTATCGACCGCCAGCATCGTGATTCGCCATATAGTGCCTAATGTCCTGGGTGTGGTGGTGGTGTATGCCTCGTTACTGGTGCCCAGCATGATTCTGTTTGAGTCTTTCCTCAGTTTCCTGGGACTAGGGACACAAGAACCGTTAAGCAGTTGGGGAGCGTTGTTAAGTGATGGCGCAAACTCAATGGAAGTCTCACCGTGGCTGCTGCTGTTTCCGGCTGGCTTTCTTGTGGTGACGTTATTCTGTTTTAACTTTATTGGCGATGGCCTGCGTGATGCCCTCGACCCGAAAGATCGTTAA
- the adhE gene encoding bifunctional acetaldehyde-CoA/alcohol dehydrogenase, which produces MAVTNVAELNALVERVKKAQREYASFTQEQVDKIFRAAALAAADARIPLAKMAVAESGMGIVEDKVIKNHFASEYIYNAYKDEKTCGVLSEDDTFGTITIAEPIGIICGIVPTTNPTSTAIFKSLISLKTRNAIIFSPHPRAKEATNKAADIVLQAAIAAGAPKDLIGWIDQPSVELSNALMHHPDINLILATGGPGMVKAAYSSGKPAIGVGAGNTPVVIDETADIKRAVASVLMSKTFDNGVICASEQSVVVVDSVYDAVRERFASHGGYMLQGQELKAVQDVILKNGALNAAIVGQPAYKIAELAGFSVPETTKILIGEVTIVDESEPFAHEKLSPTLAMYRAKDFEEAVEKAEKLVAMGGIGHTSCLYTDQDNQQDRVNYFGQKMKTARILINTPASQGGIGDLYNFKLAPSLTLGCGSWGGNSISENVGPKHLINKKTVAKRAENMLWHKLPKSIYFRRGSLPIALDEVITDGHKRALIVTDRFLFNNGYADQITSVLKAAGVETEVFFEVEADPTLSVVRKGAELANSFKPDVIIALGGGSPMDAAKIMWVMYEHPETHFEELALRFMDIRKRIYKFPKMGVKAKMIAVTTTSGTGSEVTPFAVVTDDATGQKYPLADYALTPDMAIVDANLVMDMPKSLCAFGGLDAVTHALEAYVSVLASEFSDGQALQALKLLKENLPASYHEGSKNPVARERVHSAATIAGIAFANAFLGVCHSMAHKLGSQFHIPHGLANALLICNVIRYNANDNPTKQTAFSQYDRPQARRRYAEVADHLGLSQPGDRTAAKIERLLGWLESLKAELGIPKSIREAGVQEADFLANVDKLSEDAFDDQCTGANPRYPLISELKQILLDTYYGRDFTEGETAAKKVIVAAPKAEKKAKKSA; this is translated from the coding sequence ATGGCTGTTACTAATGTCGCTGAACTTAACGCACTCGTAGAGCGTGTAAAAAAAGCCCAGCGTGAATATGCCAGTTTCACTCAAGAACAAGTCGACAAAATCTTCCGCGCTGCCGCTCTGGCCGCTGCTGATGCCCGAATTCCGCTGGCTAAAATGGCCGTTGCTGAATCCGGTATGGGTATCGTTGAAGATAAAGTGATTAAAAACCACTTCGCTTCCGAATATATCTACAACGCCTATAAAGATGAAAAAACCTGCGGCGTGCTGTCTGAAGATGACACCTTCGGGACTATCACTATTGCAGAACCTATCGGCATTATTTGCGGTATCGTGCCAACTACTAACCCGACGTCTACTGCTATCTTCAAATCTCTGATTAGCCTGAAGACCCGTAACGCCATCATCTTCTCCCCACATCCGCGCGCTAAAGAAGCAACCAACAAAGCCGCAGATATCGTTCTGCAGGCGGCTATCGCCGCAGGCGCGCCGAAAGATCTCATCGGCTGGATCGATCAACCTTCCGTCGAGCTGTCTAACGCTCTGATGCACCACCCGGATATCAACCTGATTCTGGCAACAGGTGGCCCTGGCATGGTTAAAGCAGCGTACAGTTCCGGTAAACCAGCTATCGGCGTGGGCGCGGGCAACACCCCCGTTGTCATTGATGAAACCGCTGATATCAAACGTGCTGTCGCGTCTGTTTTGATGTCCAAAACCTTCGATAACGGCGTTATCTGTGCTTCTGAACAGTCTGTTGTTGTTGTTGATTCCGTTTATGATGCCGTTCGCGAACGTTTCGCCAGCCACGGCGGCTACATGCTGCAAGGGCAGGAGCTGAAAGCGGTTCAGGACGTCATTCTGAAAAATGGCGCGCTGAACGCCGCTATTGTTGGTCAGCCAGCATACAAAATCGCTGAACTGGCAGGTTTCTCCGTACCAGAGACCACCAAGATCCTGATTGGTGAAGTCACGATTGTTGATGAAAGCGAGCCGTTTGCCCACGAAAAACTGTCTCCGACACTGGCGATGTATCGCGCGAAAGATTTCGAAGAAGCGGTTGAGAAAGCAGAAAAACTGGTGGCGATGGGCGGTATTGGGCACACCTCTTGCCTGTACACTGACCAGGACAACCAGCAGGATCGCGTGAACTACTTCGGCCAGAAGATGAAAACCGCGCGTATCCTGATTAACACCCCGGCGTCTCAGGGTGGTATCGGTGACCTGTACAACTTCAAACTCGCACCTTCCCTGACTCTGGGTTGTGGTTCCTGGGGTGGTAACTCCATCTCCGAAAACGTTGGTCCGAAACATCTGATCAACAAGAAAACCGTTGCTAAGCGAGCTGAAAACATGTTGTGGCATAAACTTCCGAAATCTATCTACTTCCGCCGTGGATCTCTGCCTATCGCGCTGGATGAAGTGATTACCGATGGACACAAACGTGCGCTCATCGTCACTGACCGTTTCCTGTTTAACAATGGTTATGCCGATCAGATCACCTCTGTACTGAAAGCGGCTGGCGTTGAAACTGAAGTCTTCTTTGAAGTTGAAGCTGACCCAACCCTGTCTGTTGTTCGCAAAGGCGCTGAACTGGCGAATTCCTTTAAACCAGACGTGATTATTGCGCTGGGCGGCGGTTCCCCGATGGATGCTGCAAAAATCATGTGGGTAATGTACGAACATCCGGAAACCCACTTCGAAGAACTGGCGCTGCGCTTTATGGATATCCGTAAACGTATCTACAAGTTCCCGAAAATGGGCGTGAAAGCGAAAATGATCGCCGTCACCACCACTTCCGGTACTGGTTCTGAAGTAACGCCATTCGCGGTTGTGACGGATGATGCTACTGGCCAGAAATATCCGCTGGCAGACTATGCGCTGACCCCAGATATGGCGATTGTCGACGCCAACCTGGTAATGGATATGCCGAAGTCTCTGTGCGCATTCGGTGGTCTTGATGCGGTCACTCACGCGCTGGAAGCTTATGTTTCTGTACTGGCTTCAGAATTCTCTGACGGTCAGGCGCTGCAGGCACTGAAACTGCTGAAAGAAAATCTGCCGGCATCTTATCACGAAGGGTCTAAAAACCCGGTAGCCCGTGAGCGTGTTCACAGTGCAGCGACTATCGCCGGTATCGCGTTTGCTAACGCCTTCCTCGGCGTATGTCACTCTATGGCGCACAAACTGGGTTCTCAGTTCCATATTCCGCATGGCCTGGCGAATGCCCTGCTGATTTGCAACGTTATCCGCTATAACGCGAATGACAACCCAACCAAGCAAACCGCCTTCAGCCAGTACGACCGTCCGCAGGCACGCCGTCGTTATGCGGAAGTTGCTGACCATCTGGGTCTGAGCCAACCGGGCGACCGCACCGCGGCGAAAATCGAAAGGCTGCTGGGCTGGCTGGAAAGCCTGAAAGCGGAACTGGGTATTCCGAAATCTATCCGCGAAGCCGGCGTTCAGGAAGCTGACTTCCTGGCGAATGTCGACAAACTGTCTGAAGATGCTTTCGATGACCAGTGTACCGGCGCGAACCCGCGTTACCCGCTGATCTCCGAACTGAAACAGATTCTACTGGATACTTACTACGGTCGTGATTTCACCGAAGGTGAAACTGCAGCGAAGAAAGTTATCGTTGCCGCCCCGAAAGCAGAGAAAAAAGCGAAAAAATCCGCTTAA
- the oppB gene encoding oligopeptide ABC transporter permease OppB, protein MLKFILRRCLEAIPTLFILITISFFMMRLAPGSPFTGERALPPEVLANIEAKYHLNDPIMTQYFSYLKQLAHGDFGPSFKYKDYTVNDLVAASFPVSAKLGAAAFLLAVILGVSAGVIAALKQNTRWDYTVMGFAMTGVVIPSFVVAPLLVMIFAITLHWLPGGGWNGGALKFMILPMVALSLAYIASIARITRGSMIEVLHSNFIRTARAKGLPMRRIIFRHALKPALLPVLSYMGPAFVGIITGSMVIETIYGLPGIGQLFVNGALNRDYSLVLSLTILVGALTILFNAIVDVLYAVIDPKIRY, encoded by the coding sequence ATGTTGAAATTTATTTTACGCCGCTGTCTGGAAGCGATTCCGACGTTATTTATTCTTATTACTATTTCCTTTTTTATGATGCGCCTTGCGCCGGGCAGCCCTTTTACCGGTGAACGCGCTTTGCCGCCGGAAGTGCTGGCCAATATTGAAGCAAAATATCATCTGAATGATCCCATCATGACACAGTACTTCAGCTATCTGAAGCAGCTGGCACATGGTGATTTTGGGCCATCGTTTAAATACAAAGATTACACGGTTAACGATCTGGTTGCTGCCAGCTTCCCGGTTTCGGCGAAACTTGGCGCGGCCGCCTTTTTACTGGCGGTCATTCTTGGCGTAAGCGCTGGAGTGATTGCCGCGTTGAAACAAAATACCCGCTGGGATTACACGGTCATGGGGTTTGCCATGACAGGCGTCGTTATCCCCAGCTTTGTGGTGGCACCATTACTGGTAATGATATTTGCGATAACGCTGCACTGGTTGCCCGGTGGTGGCTGGAATGGCGGAGCGCTGAAATTTATGATCCTACCGATGGTCGCGCTTTCGCTGGCTTATATCGCCAGCATCGCTCGTATTACGCGCGGCTCAATGATTGAAGTTCTGCATTCGAATTTTATTCGTACCGCACGGGCGAAAGGATTGCCGATGCGTAGAATCATCTTCCGCCATGCGTTAAAACCTGCGTTGCTGCCGGTTTTATCGTATATGGGACCCGCGTTTGTCGGCATCATTACTGGCTCAATGGTGATTGAAACTATTTATGGTTTGCCGGGTATTGGGCAACTTTTCGTCAACGGCGCGCTAAACCGCGATTATTCGCTGGTGTTAAGTCTGACCATTTTAGTGGGGGCGCTGACCATTTTGTTTAACGCCATTGTCGATGTGCTTTATGCCGTTATCGATCCGAAAATTCGTTACTGA
- the rssA gene encoding patatin-like phospholipase RssA: MRKMKIGLALGSGAARGWSHIGVIKALKQTGIDIDIVAGCSIGSLVGAAYACNKLSALEQWVCSFRYWDVLRLMDVSWRRGGLLRGERVFNHYRDIMPVTDIDHCTRRFGAVATNLSTGRELWFTEGDLHLAVRASCSMPGLMAPVAHNGYWLVDGAVVNPVPVSLTRAMGADIVIAVDLQHDAHLMQQDLLSVNVANINEEGDDALPWHKRLRERFSSLTSRRGVSTPGAMEIMTTSIQVLENRLKRNRMAGDPPDILIQPFCPQISTLDFHRAHAAIAAGQLAVEKKMDELIPLVRTDV; this comes from the coding sequence ATGAGAAAAATGAAAATAGGGCTGGCGCTGGGATCTGGCGCGGCGAGAGGATGGTCCCACATTGGGGTCATCAAAGCCCTCAAGCAAACAGGCATTGATATTGATATTGTTGCAGGATGCTCAATAGGTTCACTGGTCGGCGCCGCGTATGCCTGTAATAAATTGTCGGCGCTTGAACAATGGGTATGTTCATTCCGCTATTGGGATGTTTTACGCCTCATGGATGTATCATGGCGCAGAGGAGGGTTGCTTCGCGGCGAACGCGTATTTAATCACTATCGGGACATTATGCCCGTCACGGATATTGACCACTGCACACGCCGCTTTGGCGCAGTTGCGACGAATCTTAGCACCGGGCGGGAGCTATGGTTTACTGAGGGCGATTTACATCTTGCTGTGCGCGCATCGTGCAGTATGCCAGGACTGATGGCCCCGGTTGCACATAACGGTTACTGGCTGGTAGATGGCGCAGTGGTTAATCCTGTTCCTGTCTCGTTAACCCGGGCGATGGGCGCGGATATTGTCATTGCAGTAGACCTGCAACATGATGCTCACCTCATGCAGCAAGATTTGCTCTCTGTAAATGTGGCGAATATAAATGAAGAGGGCGATGATGCATTGCCCTGGCATAAACGTTTAAGAGAACGCTTCAGTAGTCTGACTTCACGCCGTGGCGTGAGTACGCCAGGCGCAATGGAAATCATGACAACGTCCATTCAGGTTTTAGAGAATCGCCTTAAACGTAACCGTATGGCTGGCGATCCGCCTGATATTCTCATTCAACCATTCTGTCCGCAAATCTCTACGCTGGATTTTCACCGCGCCCATGCTGCTATTGCGGCAGGTCAGTTAGCCGTAGAGAAAAAAATGGACGAACTTATACCCTTGGTGCGTACCGACGTTTAA